The Natronogracilivirga saccharolytica genome includes a window with the following:
- the rplA gene encoding 50S ribosomal protein L1, giving the protein MPKRGKKYIEARKLIEADKEYGLKEATELAKKTSVSKFDASIDLDIRLGVDPRHADQMVRGTVSLPHGTGKTIRVLALVNPAKQEEAKEAGADHVGLDDYIEKIQEGWTDIDVIVATPDVMGKIGRLGKVLGPRGLMPNPKSGTVTMDVADAVKDVKAGKIDFRVDKYGILHSTIGKSSFEPDQLRENAEAFLKTVMKLRPASAKGTYIRSVFISSTMGPSIPIARSAVQS; this is encoded by the coding sequence ATGCCTAAAAGAGGAAAAAAATATATAGAAGCCCGGAAGCTTATTGAGGCTGACAAGGAGTACGGTCTTAAAGAAGCAACTGAGCTGGCAAAGAAAACTTCCGTTTCGAAGTTTGATGCTTCTATAGATCTGGACATCCGTCTGGGTGTGGATCCGCGCCATGCAGATCAGATGGTGCGCGGGACAGTATCGCTTCCGCATGGAACCGGGAAAACCATCCGGGTTCTGGCACTGGTCAACCCTGCCAAGCAGGAAGAAGCCAAAGAAGCGGGCGCCGATCATGTCGGACTGGATGATTATATCGAAAAAATTCAGGAAGGCTGGACCGATATCGACGTGATTGTTGCCACACCGGATGTGATGGGAAAAATTGGTCGTCTTGGAAAAGTTCTCGGACCCCGCGGACTGATGCCGAACCCCAAAAGCGGAACAGTTACCATGGATGTGGCTGATGCGGTCAAAGATGTTAAAGCCGGGAAAATTGATTTTCGGGTTGACAAATACGGTATACTCCATTCAACCATCGGCAAAAGCAGTTTTGAACCCGACCAGCTGAGAGAAAATGCCGAGGCATTTCTGAAAACCGTGATGAAGCTTCGTCCGGCATCGGCAAAGGGTACCTATATCCGAAGTGTATTTATCAGTTCAACGATGGGCCCGAGCATACCCATAGCCCGTTCAGCTGTACAATCTTAA
- the rplJ gene encoding 50S ribosomal protein L10, which yields MATLAEKKEIVKNLVEELKDADALYLTNFKGMSVAELNELRGEFRQKGIAYKVYNNTLFRRALEETGKFEGISEHTVNETAYTIVKGDAAEPAKLLKKFLKERKKPEFKAAVIEDTVYTSDQLDTLAAMKSKEEVIGDIIGLLMSPISNVVGGLQSQGSNIAGAVKTIAEKEE from the coding sequence ATGGCTACTTTAGCGGAAAAAAAGGAAATCGTAAAGAACCTCGTTGAGGAACTCAAGGACGCGGATGCCCTGTATCTGACCAATTTCAAGGGCATGTCCGTAGCTGAGTTAAACGAGTTGAGAGGAGAGTTCCGGCAAAAGGGAATAGCATACAAAGTGTATAACAACACCCTGTTTCGCAGAGCTCTTGAAGAAACCGGAAAGTTCGAAGGTATCTCTGAACACACCGTAAATGAAACAGCCTATACCATTGTAAAAGGTGATGCGGCAGAACCTGCGAAGCTTCTCAAAAAGTTTTTGAAGGAAAGAAAAAAACCGGAGTTCAAGGCGGCCGTAATCGAGGATACCGTTTACACTTCAGACCAGCTGGATACCCTTGCGGCCATGAAGTCCAAAGAAGAGGTTATCGGAGATATCATCGGCCTGCTTATGAGCCCGATCAGCAATGTTGTCGGCGGTCTCCAGTCGCAGGGCTCCAATATCGCCGGTGCGGTAAAAACCATCGCCGAAAAAGAAGAATAA
- the rplL gene encoding 50S ribosomal protein L7/L12, which yields MADVKEIAEQLVNLTVKEANELAQVLEDEYGIKPAATAVAAAPAAEGEAEAAEEQTEFTVVLKSPGGNKIAVIKEVRGLTGLGLKEAKELVDGAPSNIKEDVDKAEAESIKEKLTEAGAEIELK from the coding sequence ATGGCAGACGTCAAAGAAATAGCAGAACAACTTGTAAACCTGACCGTAAAAGAAGCAAATGAACTGGCTCAGGTACTCGAAGATGAATACGGTATCAAACCGGCAGCAACAGCAGTAGCCGCAGCTCCGGCTGCTGAAGGTGAAGCAGAAGCAGCTGAAGAGCAGACTGAGTTCACAGTTGTGCTCAAATCACCCGGCGGCAACAAGATTGCTGTTATCAAAGAAGTTCGCGGACTTACCGGACTCGGACTCAAAGAGGCGAAAGAGCTTGTTGACGGAGCGCCCAGCAACATCAAAGAGGATGTTGACAAGGCAGAAGCAGAGTCCATCAAGGAAAAGCTTACCGAAGCCGGAGCTGAAATAGAGCTTAAATAA
- the rpoB gene encoding DNA-directed RNA polymerase subunit beta, with amino-acid sequence MSKSNAIQSHTGRISFARTQNVLDYPDFLDVQLESFRRFTQWDVDPEDREEIGLQKIFLEHFPIQDTREQSILEFIYYAVDTPKYSVTECQDRGLTYALPLKAKLRLSASDPGDDASETIEQEVFLGDLPWMTERGTFIINGSERVIVSQLHRSPGVFFGQSLHPNGSQLYSARVIPFKGSWIELTTDIRDVLWAYIDRKKKLPATTLLRALGFSSDYDILSIFDLSDEINVKTAKAFKNAVGRKLATDLTEEVVEEVVDDETGEVTEAKRRNVIFPRDHELTDDDFSALKAAGITSIHVLKSGDEEVEESVILNTLRKDTSTDEESALSEVYKQIRSGEMPDMETARTVLERLFFSDKRYDLGEVGRYRLNKRLHLDESLDLQVLTRNDIVAIIKELIRLKDLKSQVDDIDHLSNRRVRTVGEQLGQQFGLGLARMTRTIRERMNSRDAEQFTPQDLVNARTISSVINTFFGTNQLSQFMDQTNPLAELTHKRRMSALGPGGLTRERAGFEVRDVHYTHYGRLCPIETPEGPNIGLISSLCVHAKVNDFGFIETPYRHVDSGKVSKRVEYLAAEQEDETVIAQANAPLTDESKFQNDLIFSRFRDSNVGLASPDQVRYMDIAPNQIVSVAAGMVPFIEHDDANRALMGSNMQRQAVPLLRPEPPFVGTGIEYRAARDSRALIVAEGNGEVVYVSATEIHIRYDRDELESLAHFDDGVIKYTLRKFERTNQDTTSNQRPLVKVGDRVTEGQPVADGCATQDGELALGRNLLVAFMPWRGYNFEDAIVVSERVVSEDIYTSIHIQEFEQQVRDTKRGEEELTREIPNVSEDATRNLDENGIVRVGAKISPGDIIVGKITPKGETDPTPEEKLLRAIFGDKAGDVKDASLKTPPGVSGVVIDTKLFSRKKDEQLSRKEEKELVERENERYREDLARLNTQWSERMYKLLKDKTSPGVVDHMGNEIIPKGEKYRKQIFEGLDPLYLKMRQNWCQDDTVNQHIFTLFQNYRDLRRQYETDLKRRKYSIQVGDELPPGIVQKAKVYVAKKRKLGVGDKMAGRHGNKGVVAKVVPAEDMPFLEDGTPVDVVLNPLGVPSRMNLGQIYETILGWAGSKLGVKFATPTFDGASYDDIQGWLEKAGVPKDGRTYLYDGQTGDRFQQMTTVGYIYMLKLNHLIEDKLHARSIGPYSLITQQPLGGKAQFGGQRLGEMEVWALYAYGASNVLKEMLTVKSDDVKGRSKVYEAIVKGENLPEGTTPESFNVLVRELQGLGLEVSVE; translated from the coding sequence TTGAGTAAAAGCAACGCCATCCAATCTCATACAGGACGCATATCCTTCGCTCGCACCCAGAACGTATTAGACTACCCCGATTTTCTTGATGTTCAGCTCGAGTCCTTCCGGCGTTTTACGCAATGGGACGTAGATCCGGAAGATCGTGAAGAAATTGGACTTCAGAAAATTTTTTTAGAGCACTTTCCGATTCAGGATACCAGGGAACAGAGCATTCTGGAATTTATTTACTATGCTGTTGACACCCCCAAGTACTCTGTTACCGAGTGCCAGGACCGGGGCCTGACATATGCTCTTCCGCTGAAAGCAAAACTGCGGCTTTCCGCTTCCGATCCGGGCGACGACGCCAGTGAAACCATCGAACAGGAAGTATTCCTCGGAGACCTGCCGTGGATGACCGAACGCGGAACGTTCATCATCAACGGATCCGAGCGGGTTATTGTCAGCCAGCTTCACCGCTCACCGGGAGTCTTTTTCGGACAGTCACTGCATCCCAACGGAAGTCAGCTCTATTCTGCCAGGGTCATTCCATTCAAAGGCTCCTGGATTGAACTGACTACAGACATCCGGGACGTTCTGTGGGCTTATATTGACCGGAAAAAGAAGCTCCCGGCAACGACACTGCTCCGCGCTCTCGGTTTCTCCTCCGACTATGACATTCTCAGTATTTTTGATCTTTCCGATGAAATCAATGTCAAAACCGCGAAAGCATTCAAAAATGCTGTCGGACGCAAACTGGCCACCGACCTGACCGAAGAGGTGGTTGAGGAAGTCGTTGACGATGAAACCGGTGAAGTGACCGAGGCAAAACGCAGAAATGTCATTTTCCCGAGGGACCACGAACTCACGGACGATGATTTCAGTGCGCTGAAAGCAGCCGGTATCACTTCCATCCATGTGCTCAAGAGCGGAGACGAAGAAGTTGAAGAATCCGTGATTCTGAACACGCTCCGCAAGGACACCAGCACGGATGAAGAGTCTGCACTTTCAGAGGTGTACAAGCAGATCCGTTCCGGGGAAATGCCGGATATGGAAACGGCGCGTACCGTTCTCGAACGTCTGTTTTTCAGTGACAAACGCTATGACCTGGGCGAAGTGGGACGATACCGCCTGAACAAGAGACTCCATCTTGATGAATCCCTGGATCTGCAGGTGCTGACAAGAAATGATATCGTTGCCATTATCAAGGAGCTCATCCGACTGAAAGACCTGAAATCCCAGGTTGATGACATTGATCACCTGAGCAACAGGCGTGTCAGGACAGTCGGAGAACAACTCGGACAGCAGTTCGGGCTCGGTCTTGCCCGGATGACCCGGACCATCCGCGAGAGGATGAATTCCAGGGATGCCGAGCAGTTCACCCCGCAGGATCTTGTGAATGCGCGGACCATATCCAGTGTGATAAACACCTTTTTCGGTACCAACCAGCTGTCGCAGTTCATGGACCAGACCAATCCGCTGGCCGAACTTACGCACAAAAGGCGTATGTCGGCTCTGGGTCCCGGCGGTTTGACACGTGAACGTGCCGGATTTGAGGTGCGTGATGTTCACTACACGCATTACGGACGTCTGTGTCCGATCGAGACACCGGAAGGTCCCAACATCGGACTGATTTCTTCGCTTTGTGTCCATGCCAAGGTGAACGACTTCGGATTTATTGAAACACCTTACCGTCATGTTGACAGCGGCAAAGTCAGCAAACGCGTCGAATACCTTGCTGCCGAACAGGAGGATGAAACGGTAATCGCGCAGGCCAACGCTCCGCTGACCGATGAGAGCAAATTCCAGAATGACCTGATCTTTTCCCGTTTCCGTGACAGCAACGTGGGACTGGCATCGCCCGATCAGGTCCGGTACATGGACATTGCTCCCAACCAGATCGTTTCCGTTGCAGCGGGGATGGTTCCGTTTATTGAGCACGATGATGCCAACAGGGCGCTGATGGGATCAAACATGCAGCGTCAGGCTGTACCGTTGTTGCGTCCGGAACCACCATTTGTGGGAACCGGAATTGAGTACCGCGCGGCCCGCGACTCACGGGCACTTATTGTAGCCGAAGGAAACGGCGAAGTTGTCTATGTCAGTGCCACCGAGATTCACATCCGCTATGACCGTGATGAACTTGAATCCCTCGCACACTTTGATGACGGGGTGATCAAGTACACACTCAGAAAATTTGAGCGAACCAACCAGGATACGACATCCAATCAGCGGCCTCTGGTCAAAGTAGGCGACCGTGTGACCGAAGGTCAGCCTGTTGCTGACGGATGTGCCACCCAGGACGGCGAGCTTGCCCTCGGGCGGAACCTGCTCGTTGCATTCATGCCCTGGAGAGGATACAATTTCGAGGATGCCATCGTGGTCAGTGAGCGCGTGGTTTCCGAAGACATTTACACATCCATCCATATCCAGGAGTTTGAGCAGCAGGTCAGGGATACCAAGCGGGGCGAAGAGGAACTGACCCGGGAAATCCCGAATGTAAGTGAAGACGCCACCCGCAATCTCGATGAAAACGGCATTGTCCGTGTCGGAGCAAAAATCAGCCCGGGCGATATCATTGTCGGAAAAATTACTCCGAAAGGGGAAACAGATCCGACACCCGAAGAAAAACTGCTTCGCGCCATTTTCGGTGACAAGGCCGGTGATGTGAAAGACGCCTCGCTGAAAACACCTCCGGGTGTGTCAGGGGTGGTTATCGACACCAAGCTCTTCAGCCGGAAAAAAGATGAGCAGCTCTCAAGAAAAGAAGAAAAAGAGCTTGTTGAGCGAGAAAATGAAAGATATCGCGAAGATCTGGCCAGGCTCAATACGCAATGGTCGGAGCGGATGTACAAGCTGCTGAAGGACAAGACATCCCCCGGCGTGGTTGACCATATGGGCAACGAGATCATCCCGAAAGGCGAAAAATATCGCAAACAAATATTCGAAGGACTGGATCCGTTGTACCTGAAAATGCGCCAGAACTGGTGCCAGGACGATACCGTCAACCAGCACATTTTCACGTTGTTCCAAAACTACCGTGACTTGCGAAGGCAGTATGAAACCGATCTGAAGAGAAGAAAGTACTCCATCCAGGTAGGTGACGAACTTCCTCCCGGCATCGTGCAGAAAGCCAAAGTCTACGTCGCCAAAAAACGCAAGCTTGGCGTGGGAGACAAGATGGCCGGCCGGCACGGAAACAAAGGTGTTGTTGCCAAGGTAGTTCCTGCCGAGGACATGCCGTTTCTCGAAGACGGCACCCCGGTTGATGTGGTGCTGAACCCGCTGGGTGTACCTTCAAGAATGAACCTGGGACAGATTTACGAAACCATCCTGGGCTGGGCCGGATCCAAACTTGGCGTCAAATTCGCCACGCCCACCTTTGACGGAGCATCCTATGACGATATCCAGGGCTGGCTTGAAAAAGCCGGTGTTCCCAAAGACGGGCGGACATACCTCTACGACGGGCAGACCGGTGACCGGTTCCAGCAGATGACGACAGTCGGGTATATCTACATGCTCAAGCTGAATCACCTGATTGAAGACAAGCTTCACGCCAGGTCCATCGGACCCTATTCACTGATTACCCAGCAGCCGCTGGGCGGAAAGGCTCAGTTCGGTGGACAGCGTCTCGGTGAGATGGAGGTCTGGGCACTGTATGCCTATGGCGCCTCCAATGTACTTAAGGAGATGCTGACCGTTAAAAGTGATGATGTCAAGGGTCGCTCGAAAGTTTACGAGGCCATTGTAAAAGGTGAAAACCTGCCGGAAGGAACGACTCCGGAATCCTTCAATGTGCTTGTCCGTGAGCTTCAGGGACTCGGTCTCGAAGTCAGCGTCGAATAG
- the rpoC gene encoding DNA-directed RNA polymerase subunit beta', whose protein sequence is MPFTKSESVSKDFKRLRVSLASAESILSRSNGEVLNPETINYRTFKPEKDGLFCEKIFGPVKDWECHCGKYKRIRYKGIICDRCGVEVTRKAVRRERMGHLNLCVPVVHIWYFKSMPNKIAYLLGLSSKNLEKIVYYENFVIVKPGLARDLGYKMGDMISEEEYYDIMNQLPADHNEIEEEDPDKFVVKMGAEAIEALLANIELDKSAYKYRESVKNETSAMRKKKFLKQLQVIESFRAANKERENRPEWMVMRVIPVIPPELRPLVPLEGGRFATSDLNDLYRRVIIRNNRLKRLIDIKAPDVILRNEKRMLQEAVDSLFDNSRKMNAVRSNNRPLKSLSDMLKGKSGRFRQNLLGKRVDYSGRSVIAVGPDLKLHECGLPKEMAVELYKPFIIRRLIERGYVKTVKSAKKVVDRRDDAVWDVLENVIDGHPVLLNRAPTLHRLGIQAYQPVLIEDKAIRLHPLSCTAFNADFDGDQMAVHLPLSHDAILESSVLMLGSHNIMNPANGSPVTVPSQDMVLGIYYLTKMGDGQKGEGKTFSSPEEVKIAYDRSHIALHAKINVRIEKKKGDKMVKEVVKTTTGRVLFNEIIPNELGYINLTFGKKELRNLIGAVFSITGTMKTARFLDEMKYLGFENATTGGLSFSLEDIVIPKEKAEFINQAQDEVQLIQDRYENGFITDNERYNQVIDKWTSTTNRVSETLFKALTEDKGGFNPVFMMADSGARGSKEQIRQLGGMRGLMAKPQKSSLQTGNEVIEQPILSSFKEGLTVLEYFISTHGARKGLADTALKTADAGYLTRRLVDVSQDVIVTEDDCGTLRGISISALKDNEDIVESLEDRVLGRVSMHDVYDPLTDELIVESNQMIDERIAKKISETSIEEVEIRSVLTCESARGVCAKCYGRDLSRGKPVQVGEAVGVIAAQSIGEPGTQLTLRTFHVGGTASRLEAESQHKSKFAGKVVFENVRAVDYDDGEEVTTVVLSRAGEIKIVDDTDKVLITYNVPYGSELMVEDGDMVPKGIPLCKWDPYNALIFSELDGSIEYRDIIHGVTYKDETDSQTGHKEKVITDSRDRSLVPTVIVKGSGDRIRETTLPVGAHVVVDDQERVSAGQVLAKIPRTSASKSKDITAGLPRITELFEARPPKDPATVSEIEGVVKMGSRKRGSQEVIVTSKDGTDSKTYLVSLAKHILVQENDYVKAGQPLSDGVIMPQDILNILGPYAVQSYLVNEIQEVYRLQGVNISDKHIETIVRTMMQKVEITDPGDTMYLEGDKVDRFEVNQTNDSLIGKYVVTDAGESEVPLGTLLDRREIREINSKLITDEKKEIETRQAEPAISKPILLGITRAALSTDSWLSASSFQETTKVLTQAAIEAKADNLLGLKENVVVGHRVPAGTGLRKYQDIIVGSKEDMEEVGAASRVFQQLGADSPSVQDVKEDED, encoded by the coding sequence TTGCCGTTTACCAAAAGCGAATCCGTCTCAAAAGATTTTAAGCGTTTGCGTGTTTCCCTTGCATCGGCAGAATCCATTCTGTCCCGGTCCAACGGGGAAGTGCTGAATCCCGAAACGATCAACTACCGCACGTTCAAACCTGAAAAAGACGGTTTGTTCTGTGAGAAAATTTTCGGTCCTGTAAAAGACTGGGAATGCCATTGCGGGAAATACAAGCGAATCCGCTACAAAGGTATTATCTGTGACCGTTGCGGTGTCGAGGTAACCCGGAAAGCCGTTCGTCGCGAGCGCATGGGACATCTGAACCTGTGTGTGCCGGTGGTGCACATCTGGTACTTCAAGTCCATGCCGAACAAAATCGCCTATCTGCTCGGACTTTCCTCGAAGAACCTCGAGAAGATCGTTTACTACGAGAACTTTGTGATTGTCAAGCCCGGGCTTGCCCGGGATCTGGGTTACAAAATGGGTGACATGATATCCGAAGAGGAGTACTACGATATCATGAACCAGCTACCCGCCGATCACAACGAAATTGAGGAGGAAGATCCCGACAAGTTCGTCGTGAAAATGGGAGCCGAAGCCATTGAAGCCCTGCTTGCCAATATCGAACTTGACAAGTCGGCCTACAAGTACCGTGAGTCTGTCAAGAATGAAACATCCGCCATGCGGAAGAAAAAGTTTCTCAAGCAGCTTCAGGTAATCGAGTCGTTCCGCGCGGCCAACAAAGAGCGCGAAAACCGTCCGGAATGGATGGTGATGCGGGTCATCCCGGTCATTCCGCCGGAACTCAGACCGCTGGTGCCGCTGGAAGGCGGGCGCTTTGCGACATCCGACCTGAACGATCTGTATCGCAGAGTCATTATCCGCAACAACCGTCTCAAGCGCCTGATTGATATCAAGGCTCCGGATGTTATCCTGCGAAATGAAAAACGCATGCTCCAGGAAGCTGTCGACTCGCTGTTTGACAACTCCCGGAAGATGAACGCCGTGCGCAGCAACAACCGTCCGCTCAAGTCACTCAGTGACATGCTCAAGGGCAAAAGCGGCCGTTTCCGCCAGAACCTTCTCGGAAAGCGTGTCGACTATTCCGGCCGGTCGGTAATTGCTGTGGGACCGGATCTCAAGCTTCACGAGTGCGGTCTTCCAAAGGAGATGGCCGTTGAGCTCTACAAGCCCTTCATTATCCGGCGGCTGATTGAGCGCGGATATGTCAAGACGGTCAAAAGCGCCAAGAAAGTGGTTGACCGGCGTGATGACGCTGTTTGGGATGTTCTTGAAAATGTAATTGACGGCCATCCGGTCCTTCTTAACCGTGCGCCAACGCTGCACAGGCTCGGAATTCAGGCCTATCAGCCGGTTCTGATTGAAGACAAGGCCATCCGCCTGCATCCGCTTTCCTGTACGGCATTCAACGCCGACTTTGACGGTGACCAGATGGCGGTTCACCTTCCGCTGAGCCATGATGCCATTCTTGAATCATCGGTTCTGATGCTCGGGTCTCATAACATTATGAATCCGGCCAACGGAAGTCCGGTTACGGTTCCGTCACAGGACATGGTTCTCGGTATCTACTACCTCACCAAGATGGGTGACGGACAAAAAGGTGAAGGCAAGACCTTTTCCTCTCCCGAGGAGGTAAAAATTGCCTATGACCGCAGCCACATAGCACTGCACGCCAAGATCAATGTGCGCATTGAGAAGAAAAAAGGCGACAAAATGGTCAAAGAAGTGGTCAAGACCACAACGGGCCGGGTGCTGTTCAATGAAATTATCCCGAATGAACTGGGTTACATAAACCTTACATTCGGCAAAAAAGAGCTCCGGAACCTGATTGGTGCGGTGTTCTCCATTACGGGTACGATGAAAACAGCCCGTTTCCTTGATGAGATGAAGTATCTCGGCTTCGAAAATGCCACCACCGGCGGCCTTTCATTCAGCCTTGAAGACATCGTTATTCCCAAGGAAAAGGCGGAATTCATCAACCAGGCGCAGGATGAGGTCCAGCTGATCCAGGACCGCTACGAAAACGGATTTATCACCGACAACGAGCGGTACAACCAGGTCATCGATAAGTGGACCAGCACAACCAACCGTGTTTCTGAAACGCTGTTCAAGGCACTGACCGAGGACAAAGGCGGATTCAACCCGGTATTCATGATGGCTGATTCCGGTGCCCGGGGTTCAAAAGAGCAGATCCGTCAGCTCGGCGGTATGCGCGGTCTTATGGCCAAGCCCCAGAAAAGTTCATTGCAGACCGGAAACGAAGTAATTGAGCAGCCCATTCTTTCCAGTTTCAAGGAAGGTCTGACCGTTCTCGAGTACTTTATTTCGACGCACGGTGCCCGTAAGGGTCTGGCTGATACCGCTCTGAAAACAGCCGATGCTGGTTATCTTACCCGTCGTCTTGTGGATGTGTCCCAGGATGTCATTGTTACCGAAGATGACTGCGGCACTCTGAGAGGAATCAGCATATCGGCACTCAAGGATAATGAGGATATTGTCGAGAGTCTCGAAGACCGTGTGCTGGGCCGTGTATCCATGCATGATGTATACGATCCGCTGACCGATGAGCTCATTGTGGAATCCAATCAGATGATTGACGAGCGGATTGCAAAGAAAATCTCCGAAACTTCCATTGAAGAAGTGGAGATCCGCTCCGTACTGACCTGTGAGTCGGCACGCGGTGTGTGCGCCAAGTGTTACGGACGCGATCTGTCGCGCGGCAAGCCGGTTCAGGTTGGTGAGGCTGTCGGCGTTATCGCTGCCCAGTCAATCGGTGAGCCCGGAACGCAGCTTACCCTGCGGACATTCCACGTAGGTGGTACGGCATCCCGGCTGGAAGCCGAATCACAGCACAAGTCCAAGTTTGCCGGAAAGGTAGTATTTGAGAACGTACGTGCCGTTGATTACGATGACGGCGAAGAGGTTACAACCGTCGTTCTGAGCCGTGCCGGCGAGATTAAAATTGTGGATGACACCGACAAAGTGCTCATCACATACAACGTGCCTTACGGTTCGGAACTGATGGTTGAAGACGGGGACATGGTTCCCAAGGGAATACCGCTTTGCAAGTGGGACCCCTACAATGCCCTGATCTTCTCCGAACTTGACGGAAGCATCGAATACCGCGATATCATTCACGGCGTGACCTACAAGGATGAAACCGACTCCCAGACCGGACACAAGGAGAAAGTGATCACCGATTCCCGGGACCGCAGCCTTGTACCGACGGTTATTGTCAAAGGAAGCGGCGACCGCATCCGTGAAACCACACTTCCTGTCGGAGCCCACGTAGTTGTGGATGATCAGGAGCGGGTGTCTGCCGGACAGGTGCTTGCCAAAATTCCAAGGACATCAGCGTCCAAGTCCAAGGATATCACGGCCGGTCTTCCGAGAATCACCGAACTCTTTGAAGCACGACCTCCGAAAGATCCTGCAACGGTATCTGAAATCGAAGGGGTCGTCAAAATGGGATCACGAAAGCGCGGCTCCCAGGAAGTGATCGTCACCAGCAAGGACGGAACCGACAGCAAGACGTATCTCGTTTCTCTCGCCAAGCATATCCTGGTGCAGGAAAACGATTACGTAAAAGCGGGTCAGCCACTTTCGGACGGTGTCATCATGCCCCAGGACATCCTCAATATTCTCGGACCCTATGCCGTACAGTCCTATCTCGTGAATGAGATTCAGGAGGTGTACCGTCTCCAGGGTGTGAATATCAGTGACAAGCACATTGAGACGATTGTCCGGACGATGATGCAGAAAGTCGAGATCACCGATCCGGGAGATACCATGTACCTCGAAGGCGACAAGGTTGACCGTTTTGAAGTGAATCAGACAAACGATTCACTGATCGGCAAGTATGTTGTCACGGATGCCGGTGAAAGCGAAGTGCCTCTGGGCACGCTGCTCGACCGGCGCGAGATTCGGGAAATCAACTCCAAGCTGATTACTGATGAGAAGAAAGAGATAGAAACGCGCCAGGCGGAGCCTGCCATCTCCAAGCCGATACTTCTGGGTATCACGCGTGCTGCCCTGTCGACAGACAGCTGGCTTTCAGCGTCATCCTTCCAGGAAACGACCAAGGTACTTACCCAGGCAGCTATCGAGGCGAAAGCCGACAATCTGCTGGGACTCAAGGAGAATGTTGTAGTCGGACATCGTGTACCGGCCGGAACGGGACTCCGCAAGTATCAGGATATCATCGTCGGTTCCAAAGAGGATATGGAAGAAGTCGGAGCGGCAAGCCGCGTCTTCCAGCAGCTTGGTGCCGACAGTCCGTCTGTTCAGGATGTGAAGGAAGACGAAGACTGA
- a CDS encoding YtxH domain-containing protein codes for MSKFPKGFIFGIISGSVIGSLIALLYAPDKGATTRDRISYRLNNYVDELSSLVDRLQKEKGIVSDAKKEGDLVVEEAQKRAEDLISEAEKLLENIGDTKGDDAKGDGNRNN; via the coding sequence ATGAGTAAATTTCCCAAGGGGTTCATATTCGGAATAATATCGGGTTCGGTAATCGGTTCGTTGATTGCTCTTCTTTATGCACCGGACAAGGGGGCGACGACTCGGGACCGTATCAGTTATCGCCTGAACAATTATGTGGATGAGCTGAGCAGCCTCGTTGACCGGCTTCAAAAGGAAAAAGGCATTGTTTCTGATGCCAAAAAGGAAGGGGATCTTGTGGTTGAAGAAGCACAAAAGCGCGCTGAAGATCTCATTTCCGAGGCTGAAAAACTGCTTGAAAACATCGGTGACACCAAAGGAGACGATGCCAAGGGCGACGGGAACCGGAATAACTAA
- the fsa gene encoding fructose-6-phosphate aldolase, translating into MKFFIDTANLDEIREAHAMGVLDGVTTNPSLCAKEGIADFDGFIAEICGIVEGDVSAEVVSTDYKGILEEGRKFARIADNVVVKVPLIKEGIKAIKTFSEEGIKTNCTLCFSPTQALIAAKAGATYISPFVGRVDDISTNGMQLIAEIVEIYQNYGYATEVLVASIRHPMHVVEAARLGADVSTMPFGVIEKLVKHPLTDIGLEKFLSDWDKLQASQ; encoded by the coding sequence ATGAAATTCTTTATCGACACTGCAAATCTTGATGAGATACGCGAAGCGCATGCCATGGGCGTACTTGACGGAGTGACAACCAATCCTTCGCTGTGCGCCAAAGAAGGCATTGCAGATTTTGACGGATTTATAGCAGAAATCTGCGGTATCGTCGAAGGAGATGTATCCGCCGAAGTTGTTTCCACCGATTACAAAGGAATTCTGGAAGAAGGCAGAAAATTTGCAAGAATAGCCGACAACGTAGTGGTAAAGGTGCCCCTGATCAAAGAGGGTATCAAGGCCATCAAGACATTCTCCGAAGAAGGTATCAAAACCAACTGTACGCTCTGTTTTTCACCAACCCAGGCACTGATTGCCGCAAAAGCGGGCGCCACATACATCTCGCCGTTCGTCGGACGTGTAGACGACATTTCCACTAACGGCATGCAGCTGATCGCTGAAATTGTTGAAATCTATCAGAACTACGGCTATGCAACGGAAGTGCTCGTGGCCAGTATCCGTCATCCCATGCACGTCGTTGAAGCGGCACGTCTGGGCGCTGACGTTTCCACCATGCCTTTCGGTGTGATCGAAAAACTGGTCAAGCATCCGCTGACTGACATCGGACTCGAAAAGTTTTTGTCCGACTGGGACAAGCTGCAGGCGTCGCAATAA